Proteins from a single region of Methanoculleus horonobensis:
- a CDS encoding alpha/beta hydrolase translates to MSKRSEGGAFGASPAGAGATTVPLGGEPLLIRGERSFLLVAKAGSRFTLCIETPDDEYCQAVDPEDLVAVSMPEGGPIEQARMMLELVRRYHIPLVVLPKDHPGSRRLSMVVSVAPAILLACDIRRGTHPEQHLLCSSAEFSGLSLAGIPGGVTIENLPAGVEVEHLNAEKSSADKQQ, encoded by the coding sequence ATGTCGAAGAGATCTGAAGGCGGCGCTTTTGGGGCCTCCCCCGCCGGGGCGGGCGCGACGACCGTCCCCCTCGGCGGCGAACCCCTCCTCATCCGGGGAGAACGCTCTTTTCTGCTCGTGGCGAAAGCCGGCTCACGGTTTACGCTCTGCATCGAGACTCCGGACGACGAGTACTGCCAGGCGGTCGATCCCGAAGATCTGGTCGCCGTCTCGATGCCGGAAGGCGGGCCGATCGAGCAGGCACGCATGATGCTCGAGCTGGTTCGGCGCTACCATATACCGCTTGTCGTCCTTCCTAAAGATCATCCGGGTTCGCGGAGACTCTCGATGGTCGTCTCGGTCGCCCCGGCGATCCTTTTGGCCTGCGATATCCGGCGCGGAACCCACCCCGAGCAACACCTGCTCTGCTCGTCGGCGGAGTTCTCCGGGCTCTCGCTTGCCGGGATTCCCGGGGGCGTCACGATTGAAAACCTGCCCGCCGGGGTGGAGGTGGAGCATCTGAATGCGGAAAAATCCTCAGCGGACAAACAACAATAA
- a CDS encoding V-type ATPase subunit subunit G family protein, whose protein sequence is MKTDVLKSIRETEEEYQAMIRDAQAERKKSLSDAELEAENLVVKAQKDAEDYRNQRLAEARAQAQNRYAEIVREGEARAEALKASGNKNLAEAVDFVVTRFKEHLHVKA, encoded by the coding sequence ATGAAGACCGATGTCCTGAAAAGCATCAGGGAAACTGAAGAAGAGTATCAGGCGATGATCCGTGATGCGCAGGCTGAGAGGAAGAAAAGCCTCTCGGATGCCGAGCTGGAGGCTGAAAACCTGGTCGTCAAGGCACAAAAAGATGCCGAGGACTACAGGAATCAGCGTCTGGCGGAGGCACGAGCCCAGGCGCAGAACAGATACGCGGAGATTGTCAGGGAGGGCGAAGCGCGCGCAGAGGCGCTGAAAGCATCCGGAAACAAGAACCTTGCGGAAGCCGTAGACTTTGTTGTTACGCGGTTTAAGGAGCATCTGCATGTTAAGGCCTGA
- a CDS encoding V-type ATP synthase subunit I, whose protein sequence is MLRPERMRRLLIAAPKGEIDTIIRELYRYNVYHIEDFVPESSPGALSMGHPLPEASDAASALIKVRAIENACGIDPENVEGKTKLPASKVREMIRTDLPAIQTEAEGLVGSRSRLETRQKEHEQRARELEPFTAVPLDLEFYRGYTRFTVFTGHITHDVEIDVPNEKYFSDKVAGNMIVVVVQNEHREEVERTLLDAGFQAIPVPEETGAPADRMKAHLEEALRIEGEVAAINGKIAGIRERHTDFLVACDELLTADVERAEAPLRFATTEETFLTEGWIPEGTIEEVKEALIRVTGGKIYLEDLEIEHQDEVPVKYKNPGFAQPSQMFMDLYSHPQYAEVDPTLMVSIVFPIFFGMILGDVGYGLILLALSLGLRKFFKGGDGRLLLVSLRNASIVSVIFGLLYSEIIGYALPWAPIIYSRHLNIGGHASEHGAQVAELLIVSIWIGILHISLGRILGIINARNLYHGKHATQAILSNAGWLGVMWGIILMIWSMYAIPLMPDLSGLPAVVMGFNLATVIGAVLLVGGIIAIAQENVLEIIEIPTIISHVLSYARLAAVGLSSVAIAMVVNYIAIELMISPQLENLSIVGVVIIIVGIIVFLLGHVLNTALGILGGGLNAIRLHYVEFFTKFYKGGGKKYNPFGMKSKFTEE, encoded by the coding sequence ATGTTAAGGCCTGAACGGATGCGCCGGCTGCTCATCGCGGCTCCGAAGGGTGAGATCGACACCATCATCAGAGAACTTTACCGGTACAATGTCTATCACATCGAGGACTTCGTGCCGGAGAGTTCGCCTGGAGCGCTGTCGATGGGCCACCCGCTTCCGGAGGCGAGCGACGCAGCTTCGGCGCTCATCAAGGTCAGAGCAATTGAAAATGCGTGCGGGATAGACCCCGAGAACGTAGAAGGCAAAACGAAGCTCCCCGCGTCGAAGGTCAGGGAGATGATCCGGACGGATCTGCCCGCTATCCAGACGGAGGCGGAAGGTCTCGTCGGTTCACGATCGAGACTGGAGACGCGGCAGAAGGAGCATGAGCAGCGCGCGAGGGAACTTGAACCGTTTACTGCGGTTCCCCTGGATCTGGAATTCTATCGCGGATATACACGGTTTACCGTCTTTACCGGGCACATAACCCACGACGTCGAGATCGACGTCCCGAACGAGAAGTACTTCTCCGACAAGGTGGCCGGCAACATGATCGTCGTCGTGGTGCAGAACGAGCACCGCGAAGAGGTCGAACGGACTCTCCTCGATGCCGGGTTCCAGGCGATCCCCGTCCCGGAGGAGACCGGGGCGCCGGCCGACCGTATGAAGGCCCACCTGGAAGAGGCCCTGCGGATCGAGGGCGAGGTTGCTGCAATCAATGGAAAGATTGCAGGGATCCGGGAGAGGCATACCGACTTCCTGGTAGCATGCGATGAACTACTCACGGCTGACGTAGAGCGGGCGGAAGCCCCGTTGCGGTTTGCTACCACGGAGGAGACGTTCCTCACCGAAGGATGGATCCCCGAGGGTACCATCGAAGAGGTCAAAGAAGCCCTGATCCGGGTGACCGGCGGGAAGATTTACCTCGAGGATCTGGAGATCGAGCACCAGGACGAGGTGCCGGTAAAGTACAAAAACCCGGGGTTTGCGCAGCCATCGCAGATGTTCATGGATCTCTACTCCCATCCCCAGTATGCCGAGGTCGATCCGACCCTGATGGTCTCGATCGTCTTTCCGATCTTCTTCGGGATGATCCTCGGTGACGTGGGATACGGTCTGATCCTGCTGGCGCTGTCCCTTGGCCTGCGGAAGTTCTTCAAGGGAGGAGACGGTCGTTTACTCCTGGTTTCGCTGCGAAACGCCAGTATCGTCAGCGTCATCTTCGGGTTGCTGTACAGTGAGATTATCGGCTATGCACTTCCCTGGGCGCCCATCATCTACAGCCGCCACCTCAATATCGGTGGTCACGCATCAGAGCATGGGGCTCAGGTTGCGGAACTGTTGATCGTCTCTATCTGGATCGGCATTCTTCACATCTCGCTTGGGCGTATCCTGGGCATTATCAATGCCAGAAACCTGTATCATGGCAAACATGCCACTCAGGCGATCCTTTCGAACGCCGGGTGGCTCGGTGTCATGTGGGGTATCATCCTGATGATCTGGTCGATGTATGCCATTCCGCTGATGCCGGATCTGTCCGGTCTTCCTGCAGTCGTCATGGGCTTTAATCTCGCGACCGTTATCGGTGCCGTGCTCCTGGTCGGAGGCATCATCGCCATCGCTCAGGAAAACGTACTCGAGATTATCGAGATCCCGACAATCATCAGCCATGTGCTCTCCTATGCACGTCTGGCCGCGGTGGGACTCTCGTCGGTTGCCATCGCGATGGTGGTCAATTACATCGCTATCGAACTGATGATCAGCCCGCAGCTTGAAAATCTCAGCATCGTGGGCGTTGTCATCATCATCGTCGGTATCATCGTCTTCCTCCTCGGACATGTGCTGAACACAGCGCTTGGTATCCTTGGTGGCGGACTGAACGCGATTCGTCTCCACTATGTCGAATTCTTCACCAAGTTCTACAAAGGTGGAGGAAAGAAGTACAATCCATTCGGTATGAAATCAAAGTTTACGGAGGAATAA
- a CDS encoding ATPase — MVDVGTTLEMVQASQVGLKAVGAGLAVGLAGVGTGLGEMGIGAAAVGATAENRDMFGLALLFTVIPETIVIFGLVVALLLLF; from the coding sequence ATGGTAGATGTTGGCACAACTCTTGAAATGGTACAGGCATCGCAGGTTGGTCTCAAGGCAGTCGGCGCAGGTCTCGCAGTAGGCCTTGCAGGCGTCGGTACCGGTCTCGGTGAGATGGGTATCGGTGCGGCGGCCGTCGGTGCAACCGCAGAGAACAGGGACATGTTCGGTCTCGCACTGCTCTTCACGGTCATTCCGGAAACCATCGTCATCTTCGGTCTTGTGGTTGCACTGCTGCTTCTGTTCTGA
- a CDS encoding V-type ATP synthase subunit E family protein, which translates to MGLEAVVNEIREKGRKEVEAIRAETRIEVEETLKDAQIRAAGIKTSAQEEADRAATHITNQEASAANLVVKRQVLNAQKTLLDQVHSASLTAIGDLPAEFQEKALTALLKRAVKEIKKGVVHANERDTPVVEGIISQVKMLSGYTMGAPVDIPGGIIVESNDGELQIDYSYRTFLDEIWESGLKDASDILFT; encoded by the coding sequence ATGGGACTCGAAGCAGTAGTGAACGAGATCCGGGAGAAAGGGCGAAAGGAGGTCGAGGCGATCCGGGCAGAGACCCGGATCGAAGTCGAGGAGACCCTGAAGGATGCGCAGATTCGCGCCGCAGGGATCAAGACCTCGGCGCAGGAGGAAGCGGATCGGGCAGCCACCCACATCACCAACCAGGAAGCCTCGGCGGCGAACCTCGTCGTCAAGCGGCAGGTCCTGAACGCCCAGAAGACGCTCCTCGATCAGGTTCATTCGGCCTCGCTTACCGCTATCGGTGATCTGCCCGCCGAGTTCCAGGAGAAGGCGCTCACAGCCCTGCTGAAAAGAGCGGTAAAGGAGATCAAGAAGGGCGTCGTCCATGCAAACGAGCGGGATACCCCGGTTGTCGAAGGGATCATCTCCCAGGTGAAGATGCTCTCCGGCTACACCATGGGCGCCCCGGTCGATATTCCCGGCGGCATCATCGTTGAGAGCAACGACGGCGAACTGCAGATCGATTACAGTTACCGCACGTTCCTGGACGAGATCTGGGAATCCGGCCTGAAGGATGCGTCAGATATTCTGTTTACATGA